A stretch of DNA from Oryza brachyantha chromosome 4, ObraRS2, whole genome shotgun sequence:
gataaattaatatataatatatcactCAATAACCTGTATGTTAATGTAACgtaaagaataaaataagtaCCGcttactataaatatattaaaagtcatattttttctataatttatataagtcaaatttaatcCTTCGTATTGATATAgtgatatattatacatatatcaatCATAATCGTTTAGATATCATGCACAAAAATCAATATCTAAAAGAGTTTGCCGTTTTGGCCAGTAGTAACGGAACCACAGTATACGACGATACGTATCTTGGTAAGACCCCAACCAATGAAGAGGACGTGCCATGTGCAGATGGCATAAATGTTGGAAATGCCACTTAATTTGTTGCATCGTTTTTGAGATCAGATGGTGATTAATAACAGCTTCACTAATTCCATTTGCGATAGGGCAGTGGCGGGAACAACACATGTGTTGCTTAACTATCGAGCTCTCTATCTATAAACCGTAAATGTTTCGGTTTTTTGACAGGTCATTAGGCTTTTCCTATACACCAGGGCGACCAGTAAAACGGGAGGCGTAATAGAAGGGCGGGAGAGGGACGAGCACGAGCGCGGGAAAAGGTGACCGGCCACGGGGGGCGCGATGATCGCCGAcaggccgtcgccggcgggggcgggggcgggggaggcggcggccgtcgagCCCGTGTCGACGCCGCTGCTGCGGCGGAGGGGGTCATACACGAGGTGCATGTCGCACGCGCGCGACGAGCTCGGCAGCTTCCGGTCGTGCCTGCGGTGGATGTGCGTCGAGCACTCGgacggctccggcgccgcggcgtcgtGGCTGGTGTTCGCGCTCCTCGCCGTGGCCGTCCCcgtggccgcgcgcgcggcgctgccgcgccgcgcctACGACGCGCAGGTGCAGGCGTCGCTCACCCTCTCCGCGGCGCTCGCCTACGTCACGCTGTCCAGGCTCGTCCGGCGCCGCGGCCTGCGGCGGCTGCTCTACCTGGACAGGCTCCGGCACGACTCCCAGGACGTCCGCGCCGGGTACACCGTCCAGCTTGCCGGGTCCTTCAACCTCCTCGCCTGCTTCGTCCTCCCCTgcttcctcgccgacgccgcctacAAGGTGTACTGGTACTGCGCCAACCGGCCCTTCCCACTGTGgtggtccgccgccgcgtgcgcgCTGGAGATGGCGTCGTGGATGTACCGCACGGCCATGTTCTTCATGGCGTGCGTGCTGTTCCGGATCATATGCTTCCTGCAGATCCTGCGCATGACGGGGTTCGCCCGGGACTTCGGCCAgtgcgccgacgtcgccgccgtgctgcggCAGCACCGCCGCATCCGCGAGCAGCTCCGGCGGATCAGCCACCGCTACCGCAAGTTCATCGTgtcctgcctcctcctcgtcacGGCCAGCCAGTTCTCCGCTCTGCTCGCCGCCACCAGGCCCCACGCTCAGGTCAACATCGCCACCTCCGGCGAGCTCGCGGTGAGCACATCTACCACCCAAAACgttcaaaaaaatcacccgCCTTTTGCTACTTTCAGCGTAACAAAGTGCTCCGT
This window harbors:
- the LOC102711255 gene encoding uncharacterized protein LOC102711255 encodes the protein MIADRPSPAGAGAGEAAAVEPVSTPLLRRRGSYTRCMSHARDELGSFRSCLRWMCVEHSDGSGAAASWLVFALLAVAVPVAARAALPRRAYDAQVQASLTLSAALAYVTLSRLVRRRGLRRLLYLDRLRHDSQDVRAGYTVQLAGSFNLLACFVLPCFLADAAYKVYWYCANRPFPLWWSAAACALEMASWMYRTAMFFMACVLFRIICFLQILRMTGFARDFGQCADVAAVLRQHRRIREQLRRISHRYRKFIVSCLLLVTASQFSALLAATRPHAQVNIATSGELALCSMSLVTGLLICLHSAAKITHKTQAITSVAAQWHADATINSQDRDHENPRTPSKASANHFHAASPVVVVPPGASSSGDESDDGSARSDDDALDGAKFVSFHATNISFQKRQALVTYLENNRAGITVFGFVVDRTWLHALFMIEFSLVMWLLGKTIGIS